A section of the Tamandua tetradactyla isolate mTamTet1 chromosome 4, mTamTet1.pri, whole genome shotgun sequence genome encodes:
- the RPTN gene encoding repetin isoform X5: MAQLLNSIITVIEVFQKYSSENGDCTSLCKKELKKLLLAEFGDVLRRPNDPEAVETIMSLLDRDRNGHIDFQEYLLLVFQLAQACYQKLDKSCGARTSQQEEGQEGTRHHKFPRNTSRQRHEREKQESHHSQSETQDRDTCYGRSERQDRDTHYDQSERQGRDAHHGQSQRQGLDAHHGQSQRPDRGTHHGQSERQSLDAHHGQSQRQGLDAHHSQSQRQGLDAHHGQSERQERGTHYGHSEKQDQDFSDDQSERQDRDTRYGQSEKQDQDSCNGQSERLGQDSSYGQRLSHKSNSGQSKRQGYILALNQYEKSGQDSYYSQSESLSRQSSCGQSRRPRQDSWQESGCGQTEGQSQSSHYGQTGRQDQSSHYGQTGRQGQSSHYGQTDRQSFGSQCGQTDRQSQSSHYVQIDGQSQGSHYGQTDRQSFGSQCGQTGRQGQSSHYGQTDRQGQSSHYGQTGRQGQSSHNVQIDGQDQSSHYGQTSRQGQSSHYGQTGRQGQSSHYGQTDRQGQSSHNVQIDGQDQSSHYGQTSRQGQSSHYGQTGRQGQSSHYGQTDRQSFGSQCGQTDRQSQSSHYVQIDGQSQSSHYGQTGRQGQSSHYVQIDGQDQSSHYGQTGRQGQSSHYGQTDRQSLGSQCGQTGRQGQSSHYVQIDGQSQGSHYGQTGRQGQSSHNVQIDGQDQSSHYGQTSRQGQSSHYGQTDRQGQSSHYGQTGRQGQSSHNGQIDGQDQSSHNGQTGRQGQSSHNVQIDGQDQSSHYGQTGRQGQSSHYGQIDGQDQSSHYGQTGRQGQSSHYVQIDGQDQSSHYGQTGRQGQSSHNVQIDGQDQSSHYGQTGRQGLSSHYSYGLQSGVEQRNSHQAWGQPSEDDNRYHEHKFLAQIQQERPLCHRGRDWQSCGREQEHGQAQTTQSHREEERPRRQTQRRQSQEGQDGPWQAQGRQIPQEDQSCQRRDTQTHDAEQNRQRQDAQTHDAEQNRQRRDAQTHDAEQNRQRRDTQTHDAEQNRQRRDTQTHGEDQNCQRQQDRQTHEEEERYQGSQEHQTQRTQQGRPNREPFHMNENQGCGSQGSHGNPTFHPAQSGVRPQRRDEGRGHSIRAASSPSPLYDYVQEQRSHRY; the protein is encoded by the exons ATGGCTCAACTTCTGAACAGCATAATCACTGTGATCGAGGTATTCCAGAAATACAGCAGTGAAAACGGGGACTGCACCTCACTGTGCAAGAAGGAGCTGAAGAAACTGCTTCTGGCTGAGTTTGGAGACGTCCTCCGG aGACCGAATGACCCAGAAGCTGTGGAAACCATCATGAGCCTCTTGGATAGAGACAGAAATGGACATATTGACTTTCAGGAATATCTCTTATTGGTGTTCCAACTGGCCCAAGCCTGCTATCAGAAGCTAGATAAGTCATGTGGGGCTAGAACCTCCCAGCAAGAAGAGGGGCAGGAGGGAACACGGCACCATAAGTTCCCAAGAAACACAAGCAGGCAGAGGCATGAGCGAGAAAAGCAGGAATCCCACCACAGCCAGTCGGAGACACAAGACAGGGACACCTGCTACGGTCGGTCTGAGAGACAAGATAGGGATACTCATTATGATCAGTCTGAGAGACAAGGTCGGGATGCCCACCATGGCCAGTCTCAGAGACAAGGTCTGGATGCCCACCATGGCCAGTCTCAGAGACCAGATAGGGGCACCCACCATGGCCAGTCTGAAAGACAAAGTCTGGATGCTCACCATGGCCAGTCTCAGAGACAAGGTTTGGATGCCCACCACAGCCAGTCTCAGAGACAAGGTCTGGATGCCCACCATGGCCAGTCTGAGAGACAAGAGAGGGGTACCCACTATGGTCACTCTGAGAAACAAGACCAGGATTTCAGTGATGATCAATCTGAGAGACAAGATAGGGACACCCGCTATGGTCAGTCTGAGAAACAAGATCAGGATTCTTGCAATGGTCAGTCTGAGAGACTAGGTCAGGATTCCAGTTATGGTCAAAGATTGAGTCATAAATCTAACAGCGGCCAGTCTAAAAGACAGGGATATATCTTAGCCTTAAATCAGTATGAGAAATCAGGTCAGGATTCTTATTACAGCCAATCTGAAAGTCTTAGCCGACAGTCAAGCTGTGGTCAATCTAGAAGACCTAGACAGGACTCTTGGCAGGAATCAGGCTGTGGTCAGACAGAAGGACAAAGCCAGAGTTCCCACTATGGTCAGACAGGCAGACAAG ATCAGAGTTCCCACTATGGTCAGACAGGCAGACAAGGTCAGAGTTCTCACTATggtcagacagacagacaaagctTTGGTTCTCAGTGTggtcagacagacagacagagtcAGAGTTCTCACTATGTCCAGATAGATGGACAAAGTCAGGGTTCCCACTATggtcagacagacagacaaagctTTGGTTCTCAGTGTGGTCAGACAGGCAGACAAGGTCAGAGTTCCCACTATggtcagacagacagacaaggtCAGAGTTCCCACTATGGTCAGACAGGCAGACAAGGCCAGAGTTCCCACAATGTTCAGATAGACGGACAAGATCAGAGTTCTCACTATGGTCAGACAAGCAGACAAGGTCAGAGTTCCCACTATGGTCAGACAGGCAGACAAGGTCAGAGTTCCCACTATggtcagacagacagacaaggtCAGAGTTCCCACAATGTTCAGATAGATGGACAAGATCAGAGTTCTCACTATGGTCAGACAAGCAGACAAGGTCAGAGTTCCCACTATGGTCAGACAGGCAGACAAGGCCAGAGTTCTCACTATggtcagacagacagacaaagctTTGGTTCTCAGTGTggtcagacagacagacagagtcAGAGTTCTCACTATGTCCAGATAGATGGACAAA GTCAGAGTTCCCACTATGGTCAGACAGGCAGACAAGGCCAGAGTTCCCACTATGTTCAGATAGACGGACAAGATCAGAGTTCCCACTATGGTCAGACAGGCAGACAAGGTCAAAGTTCTCACTATggtcagacagacagacaaagccTTGGTTCTCAGTGTGGTCAAACAGGCAGACAAGGTCAGAGTTCCCATTATGTCCAGATAGATGGACAAAGTCAGGGTTCCCACTATGGTCAGACAG GCAGACAAGGCCAGAGTTCCCACAATGTTCAGATAGATGGACAAGATCAGAGTTCCCACTATGGTCAGACAAGCAGACAAGGTCAGAGTTCCCACTATggtcagacagacagacaaggtCAGAGTTCCCACTATGGTCAGACAGGCAGACAAGGCCAGAGTTCCCACAATGGTCAGATAGACGGACAAGATCAGAGTTCCCACAATGGTCAGACAGGCAGACAAGGCCAGAGTTCCCACAATGTTCAGATAGACGGACAAGATCAGAGTTCCCACTATGGTCAGACAGGCAGACAAGGTCAGAGTTCCCACTATGGTCAGATAGATGGACAAGATCAGAGTTCTCACTATGGTCAGACAGGAAGACAAGGCCAGAGTTCCCACTATGTTCAGATAGACGGACAAGATCAGAGTTCCCACTATGGTCAGACAGGTAGACAAGGTCAGAGTTCCCACAATGTTCAGATAGACGGACAGGATCAGAGTTCCCACTACGGTCAGACAGGCAGACAAGGCCTGAGTTCCCACTATAGTTATGGACTGCAGTCAGGAGTAGAGCAGCGGAACAGCCACCAGGCGTGGGGGCAGCCATCTGAGGATGATAACCGATACCACGAGCACAAGTTCTTAGCACAAATCCAGCAGGAGAGGCCCCTCTGCCACAGAGGGAGAGACTGGCAGTCCTGCGGCAGGGAGCAGGAGCACGGACAGGCCCAGACCACGCAGAGCCACCGGGAGGAGGAGAGGCCACGTCGtcagactcagaggagacagagccAGGAGGGTCAGGATGGCCCATGGCAGGCACAGGGTAGACAGATCCCCCAAGAGGATCAAAGCTGCCAGAGACGAGACACGCAAACCCACGACGCTGAGCAGAACCGTCAGAGACAAGACGCACAAACCCACGACGCTGAGCAGAACCGTCAGAGACGAGACGCACAAACCCACGACGCTGAGCAGAACCGTCAGAGACGAGACACGCAAACCCACGACGCTGAGCAGAACCGTCAGAGACGAGACACGCAAACCCACGGAGAGGATCAAAACTGTCAGCGGCAACAGGATAGGCAAACCCATGAGGAGGAGGAGAGGTATCAAGGGTCCCAGGAGCATCAGACCCAGAGGACCCAGCAAGGCCGCCCTAACAGAGAACCATTCCACATGAACGAGAACCAGGGGTGCGGCTCACAGGGAAGCCACGGTAACCCCACCTTCCATCCAGCGCAGAGTGGCGTGAGGCCCCAAAGAAGAGACGAGGGCAGAGGCCACTCCATCAGGGCGGCTAGCAGCCCCAGCCCTCTCTACGACTATGTACAAGAGCAGCGATCACATCGGTACTAG
- the RPTN gene encoding repetin isoform X21: MAQLLNSIITVIEVFQKYSSENGDCTSLCKKELKKLLLAEFGDVLRRPNDPEAVETIMSLLDRDRNGHIDFQEYLLLVFQLAQACYQKLDKSCGARTSQQEEGQEGTRHHKFPRNTSRQRHEREKQESHHSQSETQDRDTCYGRSERQDRDTHYDQSERQGRDAHHGQSQRQGLDAHHGQSQRPDRGTHHGQSERQSLDAHHGQSQRQGLDAHHSQSQRQGLDAHHGQSERQERGTHYGHSEKQDQDFSDDQSERQDRDTRYGQSEKQDQDSCNGQSERLGQDSSYGQRLSHKSNSGQSKRQGYILALNQYEKSGQDSYYSQSESLSRQSSCGQSRRPRQDSWQESGCGQTEGQSQSSHYGQTGRQGQSSHNVQIDGQDQSSHYGQTGRQGQSSHYGQTDRQSFGSQCGQTDRQSQSSHYVQIDGQSQGSHYGQTDRQSFGSQCGQTGRQGQSSHYGQTDRQGQSSHYGQTGRQGQSSHNVQIDGQDQSSHYGQTSRQGQSSHYGQTGRQGQSSHYGQTDRQGQSSHNVQIDGQDQSSHYGQTSRQGQSSHYGQTGRQGQSSHYGQTDRQSFGSQCGQTDRQSQSSHYVQIDGQSQSSHYGQTGRQGQSSHYVQIDGQDQSSHYGQTGRQGQSSHNGQIDGQDQSSHNGQTGRQGQSSHNVQIDGQDQSSHYGQTGRQGQSSHYGQIDGQDQSSHYGQTGRQGQSSHYVQIDGQDQSSHYGQTGRQGQSSHNVQIDGQDQSSHYGQTGRQGLSSHYSYGLQSGVEQRNSHQAWGQPSEDDNRYHEHKFLAQIQQERPLCHRGRDWQSCGREQEHGQAQTTQSHREEERPRRQTQRRQSQEGQDGPWQAQGRQIPQEDQSCQRRDTQTHDAEQNRQRQDAQTHDAEQNRQRRDAQTHDAEQNRQRRDTQTHDAEQNRQRRDTQTHGEDQNCQRQQDRQTHEEEERYQGSQEHQTQRTQQGRPNREPFHMNENQGCGSQGSHGNPTFHPAQSGVRPQRRDEGRGHSIRAASSPSPLYDYVQEQRSHRY, from the exons ATGGCTCAACTTCTGAACAGCATAATCACTGTGATCGAGGTATTCCAGAAATACAGCAGTGAAAACGGGGACTGCACCTCACTGTGCAAGAAGGAGCTGAAGAAACTGCTTCTGGCTGAGTTTGGAGACGTCCTCCGG aGACCGAATGACCCAGAAGCTGTGGAAACCATCATGAGCCTCTTGGATAGAGACAGAAATGGACATATTGACTTTCAGGAATATCTCTTATTGGTGTTCCAACTGGCCCAAGCCTGCTATCAGAAGCTAGATAAGTCATGTGGGGCTAGAACCTCCCAGCAAGAAGAGGGGCAGGAGGGAACACGGCACCATAAGTTCCCAAGAAACACAAGCAGGCAGAGGCATGAGCGAGAAAAGCAGGAATCCCACCACAGCCAGTCGGAGACACAAGACAGGGACACCTGCTACGGTCGGTCTGAGAGACAAGATAGGGATACTCATTATGATCAGTCTGAGAGACAAGGTCGGGATGCCCACCATGGCCAGTCTCAGAGACAAGGTCTGGATGCCCACCATGGCCAGTCTCAGAGACCAGATAGGGGCACCCACCATGGCCAGTCTGAAAGACAAAGTCTGGATGCTCACCATGGCCAGTCTCAGAGACAAGGTTTGGATGCCCACCACAGCCAGTCTCAGAGACAAGGTCTGGATGCCCACCATGGCCAGTCTGAGAGACAAGAGAGGGGTACCCACTATGGTCACTCTGAGAAACAAGACCAGGATTTCAGTGATGATCAATCTGAGAGACAAGATAGGGACACCCGCTATGGTCAGTCTGAGAAACAAGATCAGGATTCTTGCAATGGTCAGTCTGAGAGACTAGGTCAGGATTCCAGTTATGGTCAAAGATTGAGTCATAAATCTAACAGCGGCCAGTCTAAAAGACAGGGATATATCTTAGCCTTAAATCAGTATGAGAAATCAGGTCAGGATTCTTATTACAGCCAATCTGAAAGTCTTAGCCGACAGTCAAGCTGTGGTCAATCTAGAAGACCTAGACAGGACTCTTGGCAGGAATCAGGCTGTGGTCAGACAGAAGGACAAAGCCAGAGTTCCCACTATGGTCAGACAGGCAGACAAGGTCAGAGTTCCCACAATGTTCAGATAGATGGACAAGATCAGAGTTCCCACTATGGTCAGACAGGCAGACAAGGTCAGAGTTCTCACTATggtcagacagacagacaaagctTTGGTTCTCAGTGTggtcagacagacagacagagtcAGAGTTCTCACTATGTCCAGATAGATGGACAAAGTCAGGGTTCCCACTATggtcagacagacagacaaagctTTGGTTCTCAGTGTGGTCAGACAGGCAGACAAGGTCAGAGTTCCCACTATggtcagacagacagacaaggtCAGAGTTCCCACTATGGTCAGACAGGCAGACAAGGCCAGAGTTCCCACAATGTTCAGATAGACGGACAAGATCAGAGTTCTCACTATGGTCAGACAAGCAGACAAGGTCAGAGTTCCCACTATGGTCAGACAGGCAGACAAGGTCAGAGTTCCCACTATggtcagacagacagacaaggtCAGAGTTCCCACAATGTTCAGATAGATGGACAAGATCAGAGTTCTCACTATGGTCAGACAAGCAGACAAGGTCAGAGTTCCCACTATGGTCAGACAGGCAGACAAGGCCAGAGTTCTCACTATggtcagacagacagacaaagctTTGGTTCTCAGTGTggtcagacagacagacagagtcAGAGTTCTCACTATGTCCAGATAGATGGACAAA GTCAGAGTTCCCACTATGGTCAGACAGGCAGACAAGGCCAGAGTTCCCACTATGTTCAGATAGACGGACAAGATCAGAGTTCCCACTATGGTCAGACAGGCAGACAAG GCCAGAGTTCCCACAATGGTCAGATAGACGGACAAGATCAGAGTTCCCACAATGGTCAGACAGGCAGACAAGGCCAGAGTTCCCACAATGTTCAGATAGACGGACAAGATCAGAGTTCCCACTATGGTCAGACAGGCAGACAAGGTCAGAGTTCCCACTATGGTCAGATAGATGGACAAGATCAGAGTTCTCACTATGGTCAGACAGGAAGACAAGGCCAGAGTTCCCACTATGTTCAGATAGACGGACAAGATCAGAGTTCCCACTATGGTCAGACAGGTAGACAAGGTCAGAGTTCCCACAATGTTCAGATAGACGGACAGGATCAGAGTTCCCACTACGGTCAGACAGGCAGACAAGGCCTGAGTTCCCACTATAGTTATGGACTGCAGTCAGGAGTAGAGCAGCGGAACAGCCACCAGGCGTGGGGGCAGCCATCTGAGGATGATAACCGATACCACGAGCACAAGTTCTTAGCACAAATCCAGCAGGAGAGGCCCCTCTGCCACAGAGGGAGAGACTGGCAGTCCTGCGGCAGGGAGCAGGAGCACGGACAGGCCCAGACCACGCAGAGCCACCGGGAGGAGGAGAGGCCACGTCGtcagactcagaggagacagagccAGGAGGGTCAGGATGGCCCATGGCAGGCACAGGGTAGACAGATCCCCCAAGAGGATCAAAGCTGCCAGAGACGAGACACGCAAACCCACGACGCTGAGCAGAACCGTCAGAGACAAGACGCACAAACCCACGACGCTGAGCAGAACCGTCAGAGACGAGACGCACAAACCCACGACGCTGAGCAGAACCGTCAGAGACGAGACACGCAAACCCACGACGCTGAGCAGAACCGTCAGAGACGAGACACGCAAACCCACGGAGAGGATCAAAACTGTCAGCGGCAACAGGATAGGCAAACCCATGAGGAGGAGGAGAGGTATCAAGGGTCCCAGGAGCATCAGACCCAGAGGACCCAGCAAGGCCGCCCTAACAGAGAACCATTCCACATGAACGAGAACCAGGGGTGCGGCTCACAGGGAAGCCACGGTAACCCCACCTTCCATCCAGCGCAGAGTGGCGTGAGGCCCCAAAGAAGAGACGAGGGCAGAGGCCACTCCATCAGGGCGGCTAGCAGCCCCAGCCCTCTCTACGACTATGTACAAGAGCAGCGATCACATCGGTACTAG
- the RPTN gene encoding repetin isoform X4, which produces MAQLLNSIITVIEVFQKYSSENGDCTSLCKKELKKLLLAEFGDVLRRPNDPEAVETIMSLLDRDRNGHIDFQEYLLLVFQLAQACYQKLDKSCGARTSQQEEGQEGTRHHKFPRNTSRQRHEREKQESHHSQSETQDRDTCYGRSERQDRDTHYDQSERQGRDAHHGQSQRQGLDAHHGQSQRPDRGTHHGQSERQSLDAHHGQSQRQGLDAHHSQSQRQGLDAHHGQSERQERGTHYGHSEKQDQDFSDDQSERQDRDTRYGQSEKQDQDSCNGQSERLGQDSSYGQRLSHKSNSGQSKRQGYILALNQYEKSGQDSYYSQSESLSRQSSCGQSRRPRQDSWQESGCGQTEGQSQSSHYGQTGRQGQSSHNVQIDGQDQSSHYGQTGRQGQSSHYGQTDRQSFGSQCGQTDRQSQSSHYVQIDGQSQGSHYGQTDRQSFGSQCGQTGRQGQSSHYGQTDRQGQSSHYGQTGRQGQSSHNVQIDGQDQSSHYGQTSRQGQSSHYGQTGRQGQSSHYGQTDRQGQSSHNVQIDGQDQSSHYGQTSRQGQSSHYGQTGRQGQSSHYGQTDRQSFGSQCGQTDRQSQSSHYVQIDGQSQSSHYGQTGRQGQSSHYVQIDGQDQSSHYGQTGRQGQSSHYGQTDRQSLGSQCGQTGRQGQSSHYVQIDGQSQGSHYGQTGRQGQSSHNVQIDGQDQSSHYGQTSRQGQSSHYGQTDRQGQSSHNGQIDGQDQSSHNGQTGRQGQSSHNVQIDGQDQSSHYGQTGRQGQSSHYGQIDGQDQSSHYGQTGRQGQSSHYVQIDGQDQSSHYGQTGRQGQSSHNVQIDGQDQSSHYGQTGRQGLSSHYSYGLQSGVEQRNSHQAWGQPSEDDNRYHEHKFLAQIQQERPLCHRGRDWQSCGREQEHGQAQTTQSHREEERPRRQTQRRQSQEGQDGPWQAQGRQIPQEDQSCQRRDTQTHDAEQNRQRQDAQTHDAEQNRQRRDAQTHDAEQNRQRRDTQTHDAEQNRQRRDTQTHGEDQNCQRQQDRQTHEEEERYQGSQEHQTQRTQQGRPNREPFHMNENQGCGSQGSHGNPTFHPAQSGVRPQRRDEGRGHSIRAASSPSPLYDYVQEQRSHRY; this is translated from the exons ATGGCTCAACTTCTGAACAGCATAATCACTGTGATCGAGGTATTCCAGAAATACAGCAGTGAAAACGGGGACTGCACCTCACTGTGCAAGAAGGAGCTGAAGAAACTGCTTCTGGCTGAGTTTGGAGACGTCCTCCGG aGACCGAATGACCCAGAAGCTGTGGAAACCATCATGAGCCTCTTGGATAGAGACAGAAATGGACATATTGACTTTCAGGAATATCTCTTATTGGTGTTCCAACTGGCCCAAGCCTGCTATCAGAAGCTAGATAAGTCATGTGGGGCTAGAACCTCCCAGCAAGAAGAGGGGCAGGAGGGAACACGGCACCATAAGTTCCCAAGAAACACAAGCAGGCAGAGGCATGAGCGAGAAAAGCAGGAATCCCACCACAGCCAGTCGGAGACACAAGACAGGGACACCTGCTACGGTCGGTCTGAGAGACAAGATAGGGATACTCATTATGATCAGTCTGAGAGACAAGGTCGGGATGCCCACCATGGCCAGTCTCAGAGACAAGGTCTGGATGCCCACCATGGCCAGTCTCAGAGACCAGATAGGGGCACCCACCATGGCCAGTCTGAAAGACAAAGTCTGGATGCTCACCATGGCCAGTCTCAGAGACAAGGTTTGGATGCCCACCACAGCCAGTCTCAGAGACAAGGTCTGGATGCCCACCATGGCCAGTCTGAGAGACAAGAGAGGGGTACCCACTATGGTCACTCTGAGAAACAAGACCAGGATTTCAGTGATGATCAATCTGAGAGACAAGATAGGGACACCCGCTATGGTCAGTCTGAGAAACAAGATCAGGATTCTTGCAATGGTCAGTCTGAGAGACTAGGTCAGGATTCCAGTTATGGTCAAAGATTGAGTCATAAATCTAACAGCGGCCAGTCTAAAAGACAGGGATATATCTTAGCCTTAAATCAGTATGAGAAATCAGGTCAGGATTCTTATTACAGCCAATCTGAAAGTCTTAGCCGACAGTCAAGCTGTGGTCAATCTAGAAGACCTAGACAGGACTCTTGGCAGGAATCAGGCTGTGGTCAGACAGAAGGACAAAGCCAGAGTTCCCACTATGGTCAGACAGGCAGACAAGGTCAGAGTTCCCACAATGTTCAGATAGATGGACAAGATCAGAGTTCCCACTATGGTCAGACAGGCAGACAAGGTCAGAGTTCTCACTATggtcagacagacagacaaagctTTGGTTCTCAGTGTggtcagacagacagacagagtcAGAGTTCTCACTATGTCCAGATAGATGGACAAAGTCAGGGTTCCCACTATggtcagacagacagacaaagctTTGGTTCTCAGTGTGGTCAGACAGGCAGACAAGGTCAGAGTTCCCACTATggtcagacagacagacaaggtCAGAGTTCCCACTATGGTCAGACAGGCAGACAAGGCCAGAGTTCCCACAATGTTCAGATAGACGGACAAGATCAGAGTTCTCACTATGGTCAGACAAGCAGACAAGGTCAGAGTTCCCACTATGGTCAGACAGGCAGACAAGGTCAGAGTTCCCACTATggtcagacagacagacaaggtCAGAGTTCCCACAATGTTCAGATAGATGGACAAGATCAGAGTTCTCACTATGGTCAGACAAGCAGACAAGGTCAGAGTTCCCACTATGGTCAGACAGGCAGACAAGGCCAGAGTTCTCACTATggtcagacagacagacaaagctTTGGTTCTCAGTGTggtcagacagacagacagagtcAGAGTTCTCACTATGTCCAGATAGATGGACAAA GTCAGAGTTCCCACTATGGTCAGACAGGCAGACAAGGCCAGAGTTCCCACTATGTTCAGATAGACGGACAAGATCAGAGTTCCCACTATGGTCAGACAGGCAGACAAGGTCAAAGTTCTCACTATggtcagacagacagacaaagccTTGGTTCTCAGTGTGGTCAAACAGGCAGACAAGGTCAGAGTTCCCATTATGTCCAGATAGATGGACAAAGTCAGGGTTCCCACTATGGTCAGACAG GCAGACAAGGCCAGAGTTCCCACAATGTTCAGATAGATGGACAAGATCAGAGTTCCCACTATGGTCAGACAAGCAGACAAGGTCAGAGTTCCCACTATggtcagacagacagacaag GCCAGAGTTCCCACAATGGTCAGATAGACGGACAAGATCAGAGTTCCCACAATGGTCAGACAGGCAGACAAGGCCAGAGTTCCCACAATGTTCAGATAGACGGACAAGATCAGAGTTCCCACTATGGTCAGACAGGCAGACAAGGTCAGAGTTCCCACTATGGTCAGATAGATGGACAAGATCAGAGTTCTCACTATGGTCAGACAGGAAGACAAGGCCAGAGTTCCCACTATGTTCAGATAGACGGACAAGATCAGAGTTCCCACTATGGTCAGACAGGTAGACAAGGTCAGAGTTCCCACAATGTTCAGATAGACGGACAGGATCAGAGTTCCCACTACGGTCAGACAGGCAGACAAGGCCTGAGTTCCCACTATAGTTATGGACTGCAGTCAGGAGTAGAGCAGCGGAACAGCCACCAGGCGTGGGGGCAGCCATCTGAGGATGATAACCGATACCACGAGCACAAGTTCTTAGCACAAATCCAGCAGGAGAGGCCCCTCTGCCACAGAGGGAGAGACTGGCAGTCCTGCGGCAGGGAGCAGGAGCACGGACAGGCCCAGACCACGCAGAGCCACCGGGAGGAGGAGAGGCCACGTCGtcagactcagaggagacagagccAGGAGGGTCAGGATGGCCCATGGCAGGCACAGGGTAGACAGATCCCCCAAGAGGATCAAAGCTGCCAGAGACGAGACACGCAAACCCACGACGCTGAGCAGAACCGTCAGAGACAAGACGCACAAACCCACGACGCTGAGCAGAACCGTCAGAGACGAGACGCACAAACCCACGACGCTGAGCAGAACCGTCAGAGACGAGACACGCAAACCCACGACGCTGAGCAGAACCGTCAGAGACGAGACACGCAAACCCACGGAGAGGATCAAAACTGTCAGCGGCAACAGGATAGGCAAACCCATGAGGAGGAGGAGAGGTATCAAGGGTCCCAGGAGCATCAGACCCAGAGGACCCAGCAAGGCCGCCCTAACAGAGAACCATTCCACATGAACGAGAACCAGGGGTGCGGCTCACAGGGAAGCCACGGTAACCCCACCTTCCATCCAGCGCAGAGTGGCGTGAGGCCCCAAAGAAGAGACGAGGGCAGAGGCCACTCCATCAGGGCGGCTAGCAGCCCCAGCCCTCTCTACGACTATGTACAAGAGCAGCGATCACATCGGTACTAG